In one window of Nocardioides panacisoli DNA:
- a CDS encoding AMP-binding protein produces the protein MVTTAPEPLRSGVEFARALARHGARPALRAGGDVVTHRELAARVADAAAGLGDVRRLVALRPSPTVDFVVAHLAALAGGHPVLLTDDDALVAAYRAEVVRAGGRWQATGATGPELHPELQLLLSTSGSTGSPKLVRLSAAGIEANTAAIVDYLGLTADDVAVTTLPLGYCYGLSVLHSHLSVGGSVALTDRSVTDPALWEVARDAGATSFAGVPHTFDLLDAAGWPELPSLRYVTQAGGRLAPDRVREVAARGRRAGWDLVVMYGQTEATARMAYLPPHLTEAHPEAIGVPVPGGDLRIDAPDTHGVGELVFAGPNVMLGYANGVADLAHGRDVTELRTGDLARRTGDGLLEITGRVSRFAKLFGQRIDLDRVVDLLGCEGHEVACAEAADGSGELVVAAAGTPDAIAVDLVRVATVDRTGLPAHAVRVVPVDSLPRRDNGKVDQAAVARLSRPAAAPEQHSPEEALTRQYAAVLGRAVTPEDTFVGLGGDSLSYVELSVRLEARLRRLPHDWPTRSVADLARLQHDGPRRGWQWLDTTIVLRALAIVLIVGSHTNLFAVTGGAHVLLAVAGFNLARFLLTGATPRDRGRGLLRAAARIAVPAVIWIGAVATVTGAYGWRNVLLLNDVLGPRTWAEPEFYFWFVEVLVMLLLATAALLLVPGLRWAEQRWPFGFATALLAATLVPVAWAAVTDHTGDVLHSTVFVAWYFVAGWAAARATSWPQRLLVTAVVVVGSVDFFDDTQRTAVVVGGVAVLTWLPTVPWPRLLGGVTGVLASASLYVYLTHWQVYPHLEFRWPLGGLLASLAVGVAAWWLVDRAPGALRRRKAQRRTPAPL, from the coding sequence GTGGTCACCACTGCCCCGGAGCCGCTGCGCAGCGGCGTTGAGTTCGCCCGTGCCCTCGCCCGGCACGGTGCGCGGCCTGCGCTGCGCGCAGGTGGCGACGTCGTGACCCACCGGGAGCTGGCCGCACGGGTCGCCGACGCGGCCGCCGGCCTCGGCGACGTACGCCGCCTGGTCGCGCTGCGCCCCTCACCGACGGTCGACTTCGTGGTCGCCCACCTCGCGGCACTGGCCGGTGGCCATCCCGTGTTGCTGACCGACGACGACGCCCTCGTCGCGGCGTACCGTGCCGAGGTGGTGCGCGCCGGCGGCCGGTGGCAGGCGACGGGTGCGACCGGACCGGAGCTGCACCCCGAGCTGCAGTTGCTGCTGAGCACGTCGGGATCGACGGGGTCGCCGAAGCTGGTGCGCCTCTCGGCGGCGGGGATCGAGGCCAACACCGCCGCGATCGTGGACTACCTGGGCCTGACCGCGGACGACGTGGCGGTGACGACGTTGCCGCTGGGCTACTGCTACGGCCTGTCGGTGCTGCACTCGCACCTCAGCGTCGGCGGCTCGGTGGCGCTCACCGACCGGTCGGTCACCGATCCTGCCCTGTGGGAGGTCGCCCGGGACGCGGGGGCGACGTCGTTCGCCGGAGTCCCCCACACCTTCGACCTGCTCGACGCCGCCGGGTGGCCCGAGCTGCCGTCGCTGCGCTACGTGACGCAGGCCGGTGGCCGTCTCGCGCCGGACCGGGTGCGTGAGGTCGCCGCGCGCGGGCGCCGCGCGGGCTGGGACCTGGTCGTGATGTACGGCCAGACCGAGGCGACGGCCCGGATGGCCTACCTGCCGCCGCACCTGACCGAGGCCCACCCGGAGGCGATCGGCGTCCCCGTCCCCGGTGGGGACCTACGCATCGACGCCCCGGACACGCACGGCGTGGGCGAGCTGGTCTTCGCCGGACCCAACGTGATGCTCGGCTACGCGAACGGCGTGGCCGACCTCGCTCACGGTCGGGACGTGACCGAGCTGCGCACCGGCGACCTCGCCCGTCGCACCGGCGACGGGCTGCTCGAGATCACCGGCCGGGTCAGCCGGTTCGCCAAGCTCTTCGGGCAGCGCATCGACCTGGACCGGGTCGTCGACCTGCTCGGCTGTGAGGGCCACGAGGTGGCCTGTGCCGAGGCCGCCGACGGATCGGGCGAGCTCGTGGTCGCGGCGGCCGGCACACCGGACGCGATCGCGGTCGACCTGGTCCGCGTGGCCACCGTCGACCGCACCGGGCTCCCGGCGCACGCGGTGCGGGTGGTGCCGGTGGACTCACTTCCCCGGCGCGACAACGGCAAGGTCGACCAGGCCGCCGTCGCGCGGCTGTCGCGCCCCGCGGCGGCCCCCGAGCAGCACTCGCCCGAGGAGGCGCTCACCCGGCAGTACGCCGCCGTGCTCGGTCGCGCGGTCACCCCCGAGGACACCTTCGTCGGCCTCGGCGGCGACTCACTGTCCTACGTCGAGCTGTCGGTGCGCCTGGAGGCGCGGCTGCGGCGGCTCCCCCACGACTGGCCGACGCGCAGCGTCGCGGACCTCGCCCGGCTCCAGCACGACGGACCTCGGCGCGGGTGGCAGTGGCTGGACACGACCATCGTGCTGCGGGCGCTGGCGATCGTGCTGATCGTCGGCTCGCACACGAACCTGTTCGCCGTCACCGGCGGTGCGCACGTGCTGCTGGCCGTCGCGGGGTTCAACCTGGCGCGCTTCCTGCTGACCGGGGCGACGCCTCGGGACCGGGGCCGCGGACTGCTGCGTGCCGCCGCCAGGATCGCGGTGCCGGCGGTCATCTGGATCGGTGCGGTGGCGACCGTGACCGGCGCCTACGGCTGGCGCAACGTGCTGCTCCTCAACGACGTACTGGGGCCGCGGACCTGGGCGGAACCGGAGTTCTACTTCTGGTTCGTCGAGGTGCTGGTGATGCTACTGCTCGCGACCGCGGCGCTGCTGTTGGTGCCGGGGCTGCGGTGGGCCGAGCAGCGGTGGCCGTTCGGCTTCGCCACCGCCCTCCTCGCCGCGACGCTGGTGCCCGTGGCCTGGGCCGCCGTCACCGACCACACCGGCGACGTCCTGCACTCCACCGTCTTCGTCGCCTGGTACTTCGTCGCCGGCTGGGCGGCCGCGCGGGCGACGTCGTGGCCGCAGCGGCTCCTGGTCACCGCCGTGGTGGTGGTCGGCAGCGTGGACTTCTTCGACGACACCCAGCGCACGGCCGTCGTCGTCGGTGGCGTCGCGGTGCTCACGTGGCTGCCCACGGTGCCGTGGCCCCGGCTGCTCGGCGGCGTCACCGGCGTCCTGGCGAGCGCCTCGCTCTACGTCTACCTCACCCACTGGCAGGTCTACCCGCACCTGGAGTTCCGGTGGCCGCTCGGTGGCCTGCTCGCCTCGCTCGCCGTCGGGGTGGCCGCCTGGTGGCTCGTCGACCGGGCGCCGGGCGCGCTGCGCCGCCGGAAGGCGCAGCGGCGTACGCCGGCGCCGTTGTAG
- the mptB gene encoding polyprenol phosphomannose-dependent alpha 1,6 mannosyltransferase MptB, whose translation MLLRGFTGSLLVLVGGLGVATLPPTAPLLAWETVTDVRNSELGRMTALTVVLVGLGLVASAWLALCRRVALADGDDRGAGLLLVRHAMVLWSAPLLLAPPLFSRDGWSYAAQGMLARVGISPYEHGPSALLPQGEAGLLLWHQYPIVQAVDPMWLDTAAPYGPLPIAAGALMAVETGNPWVLVVGHRCVALLGLLLLAWAVPRLASWGGVNPALASALVLVSPLMVANGVAGLHNDLLMVGLMAAALVTAVERGWAWGAVLGGAAAAVKLPGGLVCVGIALATLPVAASLTDRLRRFAAVAVVSVGTLVALGVVTGLGQGWFAALTVPGSISTPLSITSLLGGALDWLALQGGVGTEPATFLELLRTLGVLASLVVAAGVALRWRTGDRSASVAAVAAVVAAFVVLCPVVHLWYFLWLTPFLASLELSRTAMSALLAGSVVLGMVAPLDSSLHGAYEAIVLACMVLAVLLPVLLLTRRSRERIDRIASSRWLVVT comes from the coding sequence GTGCTTCTCCGTGGCTTCACCGGCAGCCTGCTCGTCCTCGTGGGCGGCCTCGGCGTCGCGACCCTGCCGCCGACGGCGCCGCTGCTGGCGTGGGAGACCGTGACCGACGTCCGCAACAGCGAGCTGGGCCGCATGACCGCGCTGACCGTCGTCCTCGTCGGGCTGGGGTTGGTCGCGAGCGCCTGGCTGGCGCTGTGCCGACGCGTCGCGCTCGCCGACGGCGACGACCGCGGTGCCGGCCTCCTGCTCGTGCGCCACGCGATGGTGCTGTGGTCGGCGCCGCTGCTGCTGGCACCCCCGCTGTTCTCCCGGGACGGGTGGTCCTACGCCGCGCAGGGCATGCTCGCCCGGGTCGGGATCTCGCCGTACGAGCACGGGCCGTCCGCCCTGCTGCCCCAGGGGGAGGCCGGCCTGCTGCTGTGGCACCAGTACCCGATCGTGCAGGCCGTCGACCCGATGTGGCTGGACACCGCCGCGCCCTACGGGCCGCTGCCGATCGCCGCCGGCGCCCTGATGGCGGTCGAGACCGGCAACCCGTGGGTGCTGGTCGTCGGCCACCGCTGCGTGGCGCTGCTCGGCCTGCTCCTGCTGGCGTGGGCGGTGCCGCGCCTGGCGTCGTGGGGCGGGGTCAATCCCGCCCTGGCGTCGGCGTTGGTGCTGGTCTCGCCGCTGATGGTCGCCAACGGCGTCGCCGGGCTGCACAACGACCTGCTGATGGTCGGCCTGATGGCGGCGGCGCTCGTCACCGCCGTCGAGCGCGGCTGGGCGTGGGGCGCCGTGCTGGGTGGGGCCGCTGCCGCGGTGAAGCTGCCCGGTGGACTGGTGTGTGTGGGGATCGCACTGGCGACGCTGCCGGTCGCCGCGTCGCTCACCGACCGGCTGCGGCGCTTCGCCGCCGTCGCCGTGGTGTCGGTCGGGACCCTGGTGGCGCTGGGCGTGGTGACCGGCCTCGGTCAGGGATGGTTCGCCGCGCTCACCGTGCCGGGCTCGATCAGTACGCCGCTGTCGATCACCAGCCTGCTGGGTGGCGCCCTGGACTGGCTGGCGCTGCAGGGCGGGGTCGGCACCGAGCCGGCGACCTTCCTGGAGCTGCTGCGCACCCTCGGCGTGCTCGCCTCCCTCGTGGTGGCGGCCGGCGTCGCCCTGCGCTGGCGCACCGGCGACCGGTCCGCGTCGGTCGCCGCCGTGGCGGCCGTGGTCGCGGCGTTCGTCGTGCTCTGCCCGGTCGTGCACCTGTGGTACTTCCTGTGGCTCACCCCATTCCTGGCCAGCCTGGAGCTCTCACGCACGGCGATGAGTGCACTCCTCGCCGGGTCGGTGGTGCTGGGCATGGTGGCGCCGCTGGACTCCTCGCTCCACGGCGCCTACGAGGCGATCGTCCTGGCCTGCATGGTGCTCGCCGTGCTGCTGCCGGTCCTGCTCCTCACGCGCCGCAGTCGTGAGCGCATCGACCGGATCGCGTCCTCGCGCTGGCTCGTGGTGACCTGA
- a CDS encoding glycosyltransferase, with the protein MRIAQLANFVGPASGGMKTALAELGRGYVDAGAERLLVVPGPVDTVTTTEVGDVVQVRAPRVGSGYRLIVEPWRLTEILERFRPTSIEWNDKLTLLPVAWWARRNGVRTVLLSHERLSDMFALRSGRPTTSMVSIALLNRLLVRSFDTVVVTSRYAQREFQHVADAAGCPVERVPLGVDLTTFRPHPEEHRSDDVLRLVHVGRLSREKSPHLAVAVAAELHRRGVPVQLDVYGEGPHLGELRTIAGETPVAFHGFVAGREELSRRIARADVALSVCPSETFGLAVLEALASGTPVVTAARGGARELVDARCGAWAHPDPVSLADATRDLAGRPVALRRAAARRRAEQFPWAATVERMLAIHAGDSAGLSDVA; encoded by the coding sequence GTGCGCATCGCCCAATTGGCCAACTTCGTCGGCCCGGCCTCGGGGGGCATGAAGACGGCACTGGCCGAGCTCGGTCGCGGCTACGTCGACGCCGGCGCCGAGCGGCTGCTCGTCGTCCCCGGTCCGGTGGACACCGTCACGACCACCGAGGTCGGCGACGTGGTGCAGGTCCGCGCCCCGCGGGTCGGCAGCGGCTACCGGCTGATCGTGGAGCCGTGGCGGTTGACCGAGATCCTGGAGCGGTTCCGTCCGACCTCGATCGAGTGGAACGACAAGCTCACGCTGCTGCCCGTGGCGTGGTGGGCGCGCCGCAACGGCGTGCGCACCGTGCTGCTCTCCCACGAGCGCCTCAGTGACATGTTCGCCCTGCGCAGCGGCCGCCCGACGACCTCGATGGTGTCCATCGCCCTGCTCAACCGACTGCTGGTGCGCAGCTTCGACACCGTGGTGGTGACCTCGCGCTACGCGCAGCGGGAGTTCCAGCACGTCGCCGACGCCGCCGGCTGCCCGGTCGAGCGGGTGCCCCTGGGCGTCGACCTCACGACCTTCCGTCCGCATCCGGAGGAGCACCGGTCCGACGACGTGCTGCGCCTGGTCCACGTGGGGCGGCTGTCGCGGGAGAAGTCGCCGCACCTGGCGGTCGCGGTCGCCGCGGAGCTGCACCGGCGCGGCGTACCCGTACAGCTGGACGTGTACGGCGAGGGGCCGCACCTGGGTGAGCTGCGGACGATCGCCGGCGAGACGCCGGTGGCGTTCCACGGGTTCGTCGCGGGCCGTGAGGAGCTCTCCCGGCGGATCGCCCGGGCCGACGTCGCGCTGTCGGTGTGCCCGAGCGAGACCTTCGGCCTCGCGGTCCTCGAGGCACTCGCCAGCGGCACCCCGGTGGTGACCGCGGCGCGGGGTGGGGCACGCGAGCTCGTCGACGCCCGGTGCGGCGCGTGGGCCCACCCCGATCCGGTCTCGTTGGCCGACGCCACCCGGGACCTCGCCGGCCGCCCGGTCGCGCTGCGGCGGGCCGCGGCGCGGCGGCGGGCCGAGCAGTTCCCCTGGGCCGCCACCGTCGAGCGGATGCTGGCGATCCACGCCGGCGACTCCGCGGGCCTCTCCGACGTCGCCTGA
- a CDS encoding pirin family protein, protein MSNTERRPDEVVCEAAGAAAIEVMTSREVPLGGPRAMRVRRTLPQRQRSLIGAWCFVDHYGPDDVAETGGMSVAPHPHTGLQTVSWLFTGEIEHRDSAGNHAWVRPGELNLMTGGRGISHSEVSPPSTTTLHGVQLWVALPDADRAVDPGFEHHVPDEVAGEGWRARVFLGSLLGEVSPVVTHTPLLGAEVVLDPGATLDVPLEESHEHGVLVDTGGVAITGAATTDDQHGVEPVEVPRHDLAYVPTGTGKVRLTAGHEGARLLVLGGPPFGEAIVMWWNFVGRSHEEVAAFRQQWQDQITRDGEVVADSQDVADGPFGTVLGDHLPPIPAPALPNARLKERR, encoded by the coding sequence ATGAGCAACACGGAGCGGCGGCCCGACGAGGTCGTGTGCGAGGCGGCCGGTGCCGCGGCGATCGAGGTGATGACCTCGCGGGAGGTGCCGTTGGGCGGTCCCCGTGCGATGCGCGTACGCCGCACCCTGCCGCAGCGCCAGCGGTCCCTCATCGGTGCCTGGTGCTTCGTGGACCACTACGGTCCCGACGACGTCGCCGAGACCGGCGGCATGAGCGTCGCCCCGCACCCCCACACGGGGCTGCAGACGGTCAGCTGGCTCTTCACCGGCGAGATCGAGCACCGCGACAGTGCCGGGAACCACGCCTGGGTACGGCCCGGCGAGCTGAACCTGATGACCGGCGGTCGCGGCATCAGCCACTCGGAGGTGTCGCCGCCGTCCACGACCACGCTGCACGGGGTGCAGCTGTGGGTCGCGCTGCCCGACGCCGACCGAGCGGTCGACCCCGGCTTCGAGCACCACGTCCCCGACGAGGTCGCCGGCGAGGGCTGGCGGGCGCGGGTCTTCCTCGGGTCGCTGCTGGGCGAGGTGTCACCAGTGGTCACCCACACCCCGCTGCTGGGGGCCGAGGTCGTCCTCGACCCGGGGGCCACGCTCGACGTCCCGCTGGAGGAGTCCCACGAGCACGGCGTGCTCGTCGACACCGGCGGCGTGGCGATCACGGGGGCGGCGACCACGGACGACCAGCACGGGGTGGAGCCCGTCGAGGTCCCCCGGCACGACCTGGCCTACGTCCCCACCGGCACCGGCAAGGTCCGGCTGACCGCCGGGCACGAGGGAGCACGGCTCCTGGTGCTGGGCGGTCCGCCGTTCGGCGAGGCCATCGTCATGTGGTGGAACTTCGTCGGCCGCAGCCACGAGGAGGTCGCGGCATTCCGGCAGCAGTGGCAGGACCAGATCACCCGCGACGGCGAGGTCGTGGCGGACTCCCAGGACGTGGCCGACGGGCCGTTCGGCACCGTCCTGGGCGACCACCTACCGCCGATCCCCGCACCCGCCCTGCCCAACGCCCGCCTCAAGGAACGCCGATGA
- a CDS encoding DNA-3-methyladenine glycosylase I — protein sequence MGPVTGEDGVPRCPWAGTEPSTMRDYHDHEWGRAVRGEAAYFERLTLEAFQSGLSWATILAKRPAFREAFDGFDADAVAAYDDRDVARLMADARIVRNRRKVEAALTNARATVALREDGGLPAFVDGFAPAAHPRPTTTEEQATTSTESTELSRALKRHGFAFVGPTTMFALMEAIGIFDPHLLGCHRRSA from the coding sequence GTGGGACCGGTGACCGGCGAGGACGGCGTACCCCGCTGCCCGTGGGCGGGCACCGAGCCGTCGACGATGCGCGACTACCACGACCACGAATGGGGACGCGCGGTCCGCGGTGAGGCGGCGTACTTCGAGCGGCTGACCCTCGAGGCGTTCCAGTCGGGCCTGTCGTGGGCGACGATCCTGGCCAAGCGGCCCGCGTTCCGCGAGGCCTTCGACGGCTTCGACGCGGACGCGGTGGCGGCGTACGACGACCGTGACGTCGCGCGACTGATGGCCGACGCCCGCATCGTGCGCAACCGGCGCAAGGTCGAGGCCGCCCTGACCAACGCCCGCGCGACGGTCGCGCTGCGCGAGGACGGCGGACTGCCCGCGTTCGTCGACGGGTTCGCGCCCGCGGCGCACCCGCGACCCACGACGACCGAGGAACAGGCGACCACCTCGACGGAGTCGACCGAGCTGTCGCGGGCGCTGAAGCGGCACGGGTTCGCCTTCGTCGGGCCGACCACGATGTTCGCGCTGATGGAGGCGATCGGGATCTTCGACCCGCACCTGCTCGGGTGCCACCGGAGGTCCGCGTGA
- a CDS encoding CidA/LrgA family protein, with amino-acid sequence MIRGLTGLIVFQLAGELVVQLTGLPVPGPVVGMLFLFVWLQWRDPGEDTALVRAGSGLLRHLQLLFVPAGVGITAYLGELADSWLPILVAMLGSWLIALAGVGWTAVALERLLGRPRDDYAGEGA; translated from the coding sequence GTGATCCGAGGACTCACCGGACTCATCGTCTTCCAACTGGCCGGGGAGCTCGTCGTGCAGCTCACCGGCCTGCCCGTGCCGGGCCCGGTGGTGGGGATGCTGTTCCTGTTCGTGTGGCTGCAGTGGCGCGACCCCGGCGAGGACACCGCGCTGGTGCGCGCCGGGTCCGGCCTGCTGCGCCACCTCCAGCTGCTGTTCGTCCCGGCCGGCGTCGGCATCACCGCCTACCTCGGCGAGCTCGCCGACTCCTGGCTCCCGATCCTGGTCGCGATGCTCGGGTCGTGGCTCATCGCGCTCGCCGGGGTCGGTTGGACCGCCGTCGCCCTGGAGCGGCTCCTGGGCCGCCCGCGGGACGACTACGCGGGGGAGGGGGCCTGA
- a CDS encoding LrgB family protein, whose protein sequence is MLDPVLDVLRSPVGLIAITLAGYQLGRRLQDLSGGHAAVQPTLVTIVVAGTAIGLLGVDYPDYRAGTELIAFWMGPATVALAIPLHRQAGRLKGFVVPLLTAVVVGAVLSISSAVLLARALGADEVIAKTLGTKAATTPVAIALSEGIGGTPPLAAVFAIMIGIFTAILGPATLNLLRIRDRRARGLAVGAVAHGIGASRMLREDETEGAVAGLSMGLTALAISLVLPLLALWLF, encoded by the coding sequence ATGCTCGACCCCGTCCTCGACGTGCTGCGCTCGCCGGTGGGCCTGATCGCCATCACCTTGGCCGGCTACCAGCTCGGCCGTCGCCTGCAGGACCTCTCCGGAGGCCACGCCGCGGTGCAGCCCACGCTGGTCACCATCGTCGTCGCCGGCACCGCCATCGGCCTGCTCGGCGTCGACTACCCCGACTACCGCGCCGGCACCGAGCTGATCGCGTTCTGGATGGGACCGGCCACCGTGGCGCTGGCGATCCCGCTGCACCGCCAGGCCGGCCGGCTCAAGGGATTCGTGGTGCCACTGCTGACCGCGGTCGTCGTCGGCGCCGTGCTCTCGATCAGCAGTGCCGTGCTGCTCGCGCGCGCCCTCGGCGCCGACGAGGTCATCGCCAAGACCCTGGGCACCAAGGCCGCCACGACCCCGGTGGCGATCGCGCTCAGCGAGGGGATCGGCGGTACGCCGCCGCTCGCGGCGGTGTTCGCGATCATGATCGGCATCTTCACCGCGATCCTCGGCCCGGCCACCCTCAACCTGCTGCGGATCCGCGACCGGCGGGCCCGTGGCCTGGCGGTCGGGGCGGTGGCGCACGGGATCGGCGCGTCGCGGATGCTGCGCGAGGACGAGACCGAGGGCGCGGTCGCCGGCCTCTCGATGGGACTGACCGCCCTCGCGATCAGCCTCGTGCTTCCGCTGCTCGCACTGTGGCTGTTCTGA
- a CDS encoding amidase, translating into MTRIHAFTDDALGDLDAVGVAESLRAGSVSPREVLEAAIARVEQVDPELNAMAHPAYDRARTGSGTVGDSFLAGVPTVVKDNCDVAGMPTMNGADAWDPTPAKKDGDWARMYLGTGLVNLGKSQLSEYGFSAAAEHPRLGPVRSPWDTTRIAGASSSGAAGLVASGALPIAHANDGGGSIRIPASVNGLVGLKPTRGRFAQDQALRTMPVRIISDGVLTRSVRDTAVFCREAEKVFRDVELPPIGDIRRPGKKRLTVALNTTGVARGADPEVTALTEGVARRMEELGHRVVEVEPPVYDGFEADFLLYWGSLSTAMLSTGRLVHGSSWRRDRHDNLTLGLDRHVRRNLHRLPGAIRRLRRSAAIAAEFYETYDVTLTPVLAHPTPEVGHLDPTQDYDIILERLLDWVAFTPLQNATGTPAISLPLATTADGLPQGMMFGAGAGDEALLLELALELEEAAPFARITDS; encoded by the coding sequence ATGACGCGGATCCACGCCTTCACCGACGATGCCCTGGGAGACCTCGACGCGGTGGGGGTCGCCGAGTCGCTGCGTGCCGGCTCGGTCTCGCCCCGCGAGGTGCTCGAGGCCGCGATCGCCCGGGTGGAGCAGGTCGACCCGGAGCTGAACGCGATGGCGCACCCGGCCTACGACCGCGCCCGCACGGGGTCCGGCACCGTCGGCGACTCCTTCCTGGCCGGCGTACCGACGGTGGTGAAGGACAACTGCGACGTCGCGGGCATGCCCACGATGAACGGTGCCGACGCCTGGGACCCCACGCCCGCGAAGAAGGACGGCGACTGGGCCCGGATGTACCTCGGCACCGGTCTGGTCAACCTCGGCAAGAGCCAGCTCTCCGAGTACGGCTTCAGCGCCGCGGCCGAGCACCCGCGGTTGGGCCCGGTGCGCAGCCCGTGGGACACCACCCGCATCGCCGGCGCCTCGAGCTCCGGTGCCGCCGGCCTGGTCGCCTCGGGGGCGCTGCCGATCGCCCACGCCAACGACGGGGGCGGCTCGATCCGCATCCCCGCCTCGGTCAACGGGCTGGTCGGGCTCAAGCCGACCCGCGGTCGGTTCGCACAGGACCAGGCGCTGCGGACCATGCCGGTCCGGATCATCTCCGACGGGGTGCTGACGCGCAGCGTCCGCGACACGGCGGTGTTCTGCCGGGAGGCGGAGAAGGTGTTCCGCGACGTCGAGCTGCCGCCCATCGGTGACATCCGGCGCCCGGGCAAGAAGCGGCTCACGGTCGCGCTCAACACCACCGGCGTCGCGCGCGGGGCCGACCCGGAGGTCACCGCCCTCACCGAGGGCGTCGCCCGTCGGATGGAGGAGCTGGGGCACCGCGTGGTCGAGGTCGAGCCGCCGGTCTACGACGGCTTCGAGGCCGACTTCCTGCTGTACTGGGGGAGCCTCTCGACGGCCATGCTGAGCACGGGGCGGCTGGTCCACGGCAGCTCCTGGCGCCGTGACCGCCACGACAACCTCACCCTCGGCCTGGACCGCCACGTGCGGCGCAACCTCCACCGGCTGCCGGGGGCGATCCGGCGACTGCGGCGCAGCGCGGCGATCGCGGCGGAGTTCTACGAGACCTACGACGTCACGCTCACGCCGGTGCTGGCGCACCCGACGCCCGAGGTCGGCCACCTCGACCCGACGCAGGACTACGACATCATCCTCGAGCGGCTCCTGGACTGGGTGGCCTTCACCCCGCTGCAGAACGCGACCGGGACGCCGGCGATCTCGCTGCCGCTGGCGACCACCGCCGACGGGCTCCCGCAGGGCATGATGTTCGGCGCCGGTGCGGGCGACGAGGCGCTGCTGCTCGAGCTCGCCCTGGAGCTGGAGGAGGCCGCTCCCTTCGCCCGGATCACCGACTCCTGA
- the rpmG gene encoding 50S ribosomal protein L33, translating to MASKTSDVRPKITLECTECKERNYITKKNRRNNPDRMEMSKFCPRCGKHTGHKETR from the coding sequence GTGGCCAGCAAGACCTCCGACGTTCGTCCGAAGATCACGCTCGAGTGCACCGAGTGCAAGGAGCGGAACTACATCACCAAGAAGAACCGGCGGAACAACCCCGACCGGATGGAGATGTCGAAGTTCTGCCCGCGCTGCGGCAAGCACACCGGTCACAAGGAGACCCGCTGA
- a CDS encoding FAS1-like dehydratase domain-containing protein translates to MPIDASLAGREFPETAPYAVTADAVAAFAESVGAAAEPVPPTFPIVVTFEAMLGFLEAEQVDLSRIVHGDQKFSYTRPVRVGDELRARLRVEKVRSRGGADFVSTTSEIVDADDATVCTAQATLVHRSGEDA, encoded by the coding sequence ATGCCGATCGATGCCTCGCTGGCCGGACGGGAGTTCCCCGAGACCGCGCCGTACGCCGTCACCGCGGACGCGGTGGCCGCCTTCGCCGAATCCGTGGGTGCCGCCGCCGAGCCGGTGCCACCGACCTTCCCGATCGTGGTGACCTTCGAGGCGATGCTGGGCTTCCTCGAGGCCGAGCAGGTCGACCTGTCCCGGATCGTGCACGGCGACCAGAAGTTCTCCTACACCCGCCCGGTGCGGGTGGGCGACGAGCTGCGGGCGCGGCTGCGGGTGGAGAAGGTCCGCTCGCGCGGCGGCGCGGACTTCGTGTCGACCACCAGCGAGATCGTCGATGCCGACGACGCGACCGTCTGCACCGCACAGGCCACGCTGGTCCACCGGTCCGGGGAGGACGCATGA
- a CDS encoding MaoC/PaaZ C-terminal domain-containing protein, with the protein MTLTTGAELAPQDYTITRADLRAYAEASGDHNPIHQDEAVATAVGLPGVIAHGMYTMALVARAVATWTDGAEVVDLGCRFTAPVVVPAEGGATVRVAGTVKAVEDGLATLALEVTSGEEKVLGAPKAVVRLG; encoded by the coding sequence ATGACACTCACGACGGGTGCGGAGCTCGCGCCGCAGGACTACACGATCACGCGGGCCGACCTCCGTGCGTACGCCGAGGCCAGCGGTGACCACAACCCGATCCACCAGGACGAGGCGGTCGCGACCGCGGTGGGCCTGCCGGGCGTGATCGCACACGGCATGTACACCATGGCGCTGGTCGCCCGCGCCGTCGCCACCTGGACCGACGGTGCGGAGGTCGTCGACCTCGGCTGCCGCTTCACCGCCCCCGTCGTCGTGCCCGCGGAGGGCGGCGCCACGGTGCGCGTCGCCGGCACCGTCAAGGCCGTCGAGGACGGCCTCGCCACCCTCGCACTGGAGGTCACCAGCGGCGAGGAGAAGGTGCTGGGTGCGCCCAAGGCGGTCGTGCGGCTTGGCTGA